Proteins from a genomic interval of Papaver somniferum cultivar HN1 chromosome 4, ASM357369v1, whole genome shotgun sequence:
- the LOC113272487 gene encoding uncharacterized protein LOC113272487 yields MEWFSRTFTSAHQTKKIPGIKAARGALPINHFLFDDCLIITHVNLTSVTNILQFLEDFGAQYGQVINFDKSSILYSSNLDPSYCDSLSHILGVKNMVSNEKYLGSPLLIGISKVKSFEEIKTAFERRLANWQGETTCQAGRGTMVKVVLNAVPLYQMSTFKIPKKLIKQLDTLQRKFFWGYKSNRGNNPISWSDMCIPKEFGGQAFRDLEMLNQALLTKMVWRISTQQDLLCVKVLRAKYFRGEEFLHIQNDRNNNSSWIWKGIEDGLKTLQRNVCMEIKMERRLEYGRIIGLSICMKNQFLLIQVIKVIRMSHKPR; encoded by the coding sequence ATGGAATGGTTTTCTAGAACTTTTACTTCAGCTCATCAAACAAAGAAAATACCAGGCATCAAAGCAGCTAGAGGTGCTCTTCCTATTAATCATTTTCTCTTTGATGATTGTCTTATCATTACACATGTTAATTTAACCAGTGTCACCAATATCTTACAATTTCTTGAAGATTTTGGCGCTCAATATGGTCAGGTcattaattttgacaaatcaTCCATTTTATATAGTAGTAACTTGGATCCTTCATACTGTGACTCTCTTAGTCACATTCTTGGTGTAAAGAATATGGTCAGTAATGAGAAATATCTGGGATCTCCACTTCTCATAGGAATATCTAAAGTTAAAtcttttgaagaaatcaaaactgCTTTTGAAAGGAGGCTTGCTAATTGGCAAGGTGAGACAACGTGTCAAGCTGGTAGAGGTACAATGGTGAAAGTTGTTCTTAATGCGGTTCCTTTATACCAGATGAGTACTTTTAAGATTCCAAAAAAACTGATTAAGCAGCTAGATACATTGCAGAGGAAGTTCTTTTGGGGCTACAAATCTAATAGAGGTAACAACCCTATCTCATGGAGTGATATGTGCATTCCAAAGGAATTTGGAGGACAAGCTTTTAGAGATCTTGAGATGCTGAATCAAGCTCTTCTTACAAAAATGGTTTGGAGAATCAGTACACAACAAGATCTGTTATGTGTCAAAGTGTTAAGAGCTAAATATTTCAGAGGTGAAGAATTTCTGCATATTCAAAATGATAGAAATAATAACTCTTCATGGATCTGGAAGGGTATTGAAGATGGCCTCAAAACTCTACAAAGGAATGTGTGCATGGAGATCAAAATGGAAAGAAGACTCGAATATGGAAGGATCATTGGATTATCAATCTGCATGAAAAACCAATTCCTTCTTATCCAAGTCATAAAAGTTATACGTATGTCTCATAAACCCAGATAA